A genome region from Geodermatophilus bullaregiensis includes the following:
- a CDS encoding BTAD domain-containing putative transcriptional regulator, with product MELLVLGPLELRREGRPVTVRRGRPRRLLLSLLLHRGDPVAPGTLVDRLWGDDLPVDAANALQVLVSYLRRTLAGTRLRIEHTPAGYRLAVDPDAVDLLRVERLVAAGRAPGATPAERLRAATGALALWRGPALAEVAEDDFAQGEVARVEELRLQAHEARAEALLALGRSDDVLPDLGRLVREHPYRERFAGQLALALYRAGRQADALAVLDAARARLVGELGLDPGPQLQELARQVLRQDPALDAPAGAVPAGPPPAVPPPVVPAAPATSPVPLPLTSLVGRDDDVAAVRRALTRHRLVTLTGPGGTGKTRLAVEAVRAAEHTVWWTDLAATPPGGVVVAVAAATGTGSTSADGALAELVRGIGGRDALLVLDTCEHRAGEVAALVRALTAGCPRLGVLATSRRPLGVPGELVLAVPPLPLPAGGDLAAVAASPAVRLYGERAAAARPGFVLDAGNARDVAAVCRLLDGLPLAIELAAAHAAALSPAKTAALLGDHTRLLGEGEGTGRHAGLRAVMDWSYGLLSAEEAAFLDRLSVFAGAFPLEAAVEVAGAGLAADGLRLLLGLVRQSLVAAAGDDRFRLLETVRAHAAARLARDPAEAGSARDRHARWYAAFAEEADRSIRGADQAGWLADLRTAGPDLRAALRHCLDGTASRADLGARLVCALSWYWSHEGSFAEARTWVAAARAAGPHGPRLDASLRLAAGMHAESVGDLHTAEHECRAAAAGFAAVGDVRGEARGLLHLGTAHWALGRPAEAAAAQDRSIALYRSVRSDSGAGLGLVLRARTALDAGDAAAARELLLEARPVLDRAGDRHLVALCLEQHARTCLAQDDLAGAGDLAGEALGVFEAAGYPEGVTAALQTLGRVALRRGDPGAASGRYRRAAGNALDLGHPAAVAESLELLAEATLAAGDAPAAARLLGGAERVRADHGLPRTRSQAAEHDRWQPRLRAALGDGYAAAVADGGRRPVEDLL from the coding sequence GTGGAACTGCTGGTGCTGGGCCCGCTGGAACTCCGGCGGGAGGGCCGGCCGGTGACGGTCCGGCGCGGCCGCCCCCGCCGGCTCCTGCTGTCCCTGCTGCTGCACCGGGGCGACCCGGTGGCCCCGGGCACCCTGGTCGACCGCCTCTGGGGCGACGACCTCCCGGTCGACGCCGCCAACGCCCTGCAGGTCCTCGTCTCCTACCTCCGCCGGACCCTCGCCGGCACACGGCTGCGGATCGAGCACACCCCGGCCGGCTACCGGCTGGCCGTCGACCCGGACGCCGTCGACCTCCTCCGCGTCGAGCGGCTGGTCGCGGCCGGCCGGGCGCCGGGCGCGACGCCCGCCGAGCGCCTGCGGGCGGCCACCGGGGCGCTGGCCCTGTGGCGCGGGCCGGCGCTGGCCGAGGTGGCCGAGGACGACTTCGCCCAGGGCGAGGTGGCCCGGGTGGAGGAGCTCCGGCTGCAGGCGCACGAGGCGCGCGCCGAGGCGCTGCTGGCCCTCGGGCGGTCCGACGACGTCCTCCCCGACCTCGGCCGGCTGGTGCGCGAGCACCCCTACCGCGAGCGCTTCGCCGGGCAGCTGGCCCTCGCGCTGTACCGCGCCGGACGGCAGGCCGACGCGCTCGCCGTGCTCGACGCCGCCCGCGCGCGGCTGGTCGGCGAGCTGGGGCTCGACCCGGGGCCGCAGCTGCAGGAGCTCGCCCGGCAGGTGCTCCGCCAGGACCCCGCGCTCGACGCGCCTGCCGGCGCGGTGCCGGCCGGGCCGCCGCCCGCCGTCCCGCCGCCGGTGGTGCCCGCCGCACCGGCGACGTCGCCGGTGCCCCTGCCGCTCACCTCGCTGGTCGGGCGGGACGACGACGTCGCCGCGGTGCGCCGGGCGCTGACCCGGCACCGGCTGGTCACCCTCACCGGTCCCGGCGGCACCGGGAAGACCCGGCTGGCGGTGGAGGCCGTGCGCGCGGCCGAGCACACCGTCTGGTGGACCGACCTGGCCGCCACTCCCCCGGGTGGGGTGGTCGTGGCCGTCGCCGCCGCCACGGGGACCGGCTCGACGTCGGCGGACGGCGCCCTCGCGGAGCTGGTGCGCGGGATCGGCGGCCGCGACGCGCTGCTGGTGCTCGACACCTGCGAGCACCGGGCCGGCGAGGTGGCCGCGCTGGTCCGGGCGCTCACCGCCGGGTGTCCCCGCCTCGGCGTCCTCGCCACGAGCCGGCGCCCGCTGGGGGTGCCCGGCGAGCTGGTCCTGGCGGTGCCGCCGCTGCCCCTCCCGGCCGGCGGCGACCTGGCGGCGGTCGCGGCGTCCCCGGCGGTGCGGCTCTACGGCGAGCGGGCCGCCGCGGCCCGCCCCGGCTTCGTCCTCGACGCCGGCAACGCCCGTGACGTCGCCGCCGTGTGCCGCCTGCTCGACGGGCTGCCGCTGGCCATCGAGCTCGCCGCCGCCCACGCCGCGGCGCTCAGCCCGGCCAAGACCGCGGCGCTGCTCGGCGACCACACGCGCCTGCTCGGCGAGGGCGAGGGCACCGGCCGGCACGCCGGGCTGCGCGCGGTCATGGACTGGAGCTACGGCCTGCTCTCCGCCGAGGAGGCGGCCTTCCTCGACCGCCTGTCGGTCTTCGCCGGGGCGTTCCCCCTCGAGGCGGCGGTGGAGGTCGCCGGCGCCGGCCTCGCCGCGGACGGCCTCCGGCTGCTGCTCGGGCTGGTCCGGCAGTCGCTGGTGGCCGCGGCCGGCGACGACCGCTTCCGGCTGCTCGAGACCGTGCGGGCCCACGCCGCGGCCCGCCTGGCGCGCGACCCCGCCGAGGCGGGGTCGGCCCGGGACCGGCACGCCCGCTGGTACGCCGCCTTCGCCGAGGAGGCCGACCGCAGCATCCGCGGCGCCGACCAGGCCGGCTGGCTCGCCGACCTGCGCACGGCCGGGCCCGACCTGCGGGCGGCCCTGCGCCACTGCCTCGACGGCACCGCGTCGCGCGCGGACCTCGGCGCCCGGCTGGTGTGCGCGCTGTCCTGGTACTGGTCCCACGAGGGCTCCTTCGCCGAGGCCCGCACCTGGGTCGCCGCGGCGCGGGCCGCCGGTCCGCACGGTCCGCGGCTCGACGCCTCGCTGCGGCTGGCGGCGGGCATGCACGCCGAGTCGGTCGGCGACCTGCACACCGCCGAGCACGAGTGCCGCGCGGCGGCGGCCGGCTTCGCCGCCGTCGGCGACGTCCGCGGCGAGGCCCGCGGCCTCCTGCACCTGGGCACGGCGCACTGGGCCCTGGGACGGCCGGCGGAGGCCGCCGCGGCGCAGGACCGGTCCATCGCGCTGTACCGGTCGGTGCGCTCCGACAGCGGCGCGGGCCTGGGCCTGGTGCTGCGCGCCCGCACGGCACTCGACGCGGGCGACGCCGCGGCCGCCCGGGAACTGCTGCTCGAGGCCCGGCCCGTGCTGGACCGCGCCGGCGACCGGCACCTGGTCGCCCTCTGCCTGGAGCAGCACGCCCGGACCTGCCTGGCGCAGGACGACCTGGCCGGCGCCGGCGACCTGGCCGGCGAGGCGCTCGGGGTGTTCGAGGCGGCCGGCTACCCCGAGGGCGTCACCGCGGCGCTGCAGACGCTGGGCCGCGTGGCCCTCCGCCGCGGCGACCCGGGCGCGGCGTCGGGCCGGTACCGGCGGGCCGCCGGCAACGCCCTCGACCTCGGGCACCCCGCCGCCGTCGCGGAGAGCCTCGAGCTGCTCGCGGAGGCGACCCTCGCCGCGGGGGACGCGCCGGCCGCCGCGCGGCTGCTCGGCGGCGCCGAGCGGGTGCGGGCCGACCACGGTCTCCCCCGCACCCGGTCACAGGCCGCCGAGCACGACCGCTGGCAGCCCCGGCTGCGCGCCGCGCTCGGCGACGGCTACGCGGCGGCGGTGGCCGACGGCGGACGGCGTCCGGTCGAGGACCTCCTCTGA
- a CDS encoding FMN-dependent NADH-azoreductase translates to MSRLLHVSASPRGARSESLALATTFLDTWRELNPLDEVDTLDLWDGSLPGFGPTAAAAKMTVFAGGVPEGAEGEAWARTVATFERFDAADRYLFSVPMWNAGIPYVLKQFIDVVSQPGMLFGFDPEAGYTGLLQGKKAVLLLTSAVYGPGRPSSFGSDFQAPYLRDWLAWAGVSDVQEVSLRPGLVTADADGARRRAHAAARDVAAKF, encoded by the coding sequence ATGTCCCGACTGCTGCACGTGTCCGCCTCGCCGCGCGGCGCCCGTTCCGAGTCGCTGGCCCTGGCGACGACGTTCCTCGACACCTGGCGCGAGCTCAACCCCCTCGACGAGGTCGACACCCTGGACCTGTGGGACGGCAGCCTGCCCGGGTTCGGACCGACCGCCGCCGCGGCCAAGATGACCGTCTTCGCCGGCGGGGTGCCCGAGGGCGCCGAGGGCGAGGCGTGGGCGCGGACGGTGGCGACGTTCGAGCGCTTCGACGCCGCCGACCGCTACCTGTTCAGCGTCCCGATGTGGAACGCCGGCATCCCCTACGTCCTCAAGCAGTTCATCGACGTCGTCAGCCAGCCCGGCATGCTCTTCGGCTTCGACCCGGAGGCCGGCTACACGGGGCTGCTGCAGGGCAAGAAGGCCGTCCTGCTGCTGACCAGCGCGGTGTACGGTCCCGGTCGCCCGTCGTCGTTCGGCTCGGACTTCCAGGCGCCCTACCTGCGCGACTGGCTGGCCTGGGCGGGGGTGTCCGACGTGCAGGAGGTCTCCCTGCGCCCCGGGCTGGTCACCGCCGACGCCGACGGTGCCCGCCGGCGCGCGCACGCCGCCGCCCGCGACGTGGCGGCCAAGTTCTGA
- a CDS encoding PhzF family phenazine biosynthesis protein gives MTPTTDDRDGAGERPAPAPGEVLRYTAFSTDPGGGNPAGVVLDATGMTDGQMLATAAAVGYSETAFLLPGPDRVGVRYFSPRAEVSFCGHATIAAAVATAERSGAGRLLLATAAGPVEVVTHRGDDGAWRATLTSVPPRTVPLEDADLRALLSALRWPAGDLDPALPPRVAYAGAWHPVLAARTRARLRDLDYDRPALADLMARRGWTTVDLVWRQDATTFAARNPFPPGGVVEDPATGAAAAALGGYLREGGHVGLPAVLTVLQGEDMGRPSVLTVEVPQDPGSGVRVGGSAVALPAAG, from the coding sequence GTGACCCCCACCACCGACGACCGGGACGGCGCCGGGGAGCGGCCGGCACCGGCGCCCGGGGAGGTGCTGCGCTACACCGCCTTCAGCACCGACCCGGGCGGCGGCAACCCGGCCGGCGTCGTCCTGGACGCGACCGGCATGACCGACGGGCAGATGCTGGCCACCGCCGCTGCGGTGGGCTACTCCGAGACGGCCTTCCTCCTGCCGGGCCCGGACCGCGTCGGCGTCCGCTACTTCAGCCCGCGCGCCGAGGTCAGCTTCTGCGGCCACGCGACGATCGCCGCCGCGGTGGCGACCGCCGAGCGCTCCGGTGCCGGGCGGCTGCTGCTGGCCACCGCGGCGGGCCCCGTCGAGGTGGTCACCCACCGCGGCGACGACGGCGCCTGGCGCGCCACCCTGACCAGCGTGCCGCCGAGGACGGTGCCGCTGGAGGACGCCGACCTGCGCGCGCTGCTGTCCGCGCTGCGCTGGCCGGCCGGCGACCTCGACCCCGCCCTGCCGCCGCGGGTGGCCTACGCCGGCGCCTGGCACCCGGTCCTCGCCGCGCGCACCCGGGCGCGGCTGCGCGACCTGGACTACGACCGGCCGGCGCTGGCCGACCTCATGGCGCGGCGCGGCTGGACGACGGTCGACCTCGTGTGGCGGCAGGACGCCACCACCTTCGCCGCGCGCAACCCGTTCCCTCCGGGCGGCGTGGTGGAGGACCCCGCCACGGGAGCGGCCGCCGCCGCGCTGGGCGGCTACCTGCGCGAGGGCGGGCACGTCGGGCTGCCGGCCGTCCTCACCGTGCTGCAGGGCGAGGACATGGGCCGGCCGAGCGTCCTCACCGTCGAGGTGCCGCAGGACCCCGGCAGCGGCGTCCGGGTCGGCGGCAGCGCCGTCGCCCTGCCCGCGGCGGGCTGA
- a CDS encoding AMIN-like domain-containing (lipo)protein, translating to MVSTRTRAAVVLAATAAAVSVAAAPATAAPSCGVVWGSTPETAADSGGGTLDDVRTGRHDCYDRLVLDLDGVDAGDVGYDVRYVPAVRQDGSGTAVPLRGAADLQVVVHVPAHDGAGRATYDPADDAEAADVSGYSTFRQVAWARSFEGRSTVGLGVRARLPFRVVVLDGPDDGARLVVDVAHAW from the coding sequence GTGGTCTCCACCCGCACCCGCGCCGCCGTCGTCCTCGCCGCCACCGCGGCCGCCGTCTCCGTCGCGGCCGCCCCGGCCACCGCCGCCCCGTCCTGCGGGGTCGTCTGGGGCTCGACGCCCGAGACGGCCGCCGACTCCGGCGGTGGCACGCTCGACGACGTCCGCACCGGCCGGCACGACTGCTACGACCGGCTGGTGCTCGACCTCGACGGGGTCGACGCCGGCGACGTCGGCTACGACGTCCGCTACGTGCCCGCGGTCCGGCAGGACGGCTCCGGCACCGCCGTCCCGCTGCGCGGCGCCGCCGACCTGCAGGTCGTCGTGCACGTGCCCGCCCACGACGGGGCCGGCCGGGCCACCTACGACCCGGCGGACGACGCCGAGGCCGCGGACGTCAGCGGCTACAGCACCTTCCGCCAGGTCGCGTGGGCCCGGTCCTTCGAGGGCCGGAGCACCGTCGGGCTCGGCGTCCGCGCCCGGCTGCCCTTCCGGGTCGTCGTCCTGGACGGCCCGGACGACGGCGCCCGCCTGGTCGTCGACGTGGCGCACGCCTGGTGA
- a CDS encoding thioredoxin domain-containing protein, translating to MPNRLADATSPYLLQHADNPVDWREWGPDAFAEARERDVPVLVSVGYAACHWCHVMAHESFEDAATAAQMNAGFVCVKVDREERPDVDGVYMTATQALTGSGGWPMTVFTTPDGRPFYCGTYFPPRPARGVPSFRQLLTAVTDAWTQRRDELEAAGSRIAEGISRRLDLGPPGPVAAADLDAAVAALAGEHDGRYGGFGGAPKFPPSMLLEFLLRAHARTGDGAALEMARRTLEAMARGGICDQLAGGFARYSVDERWAVPHFEKMLYDNALLLRVYLHLWRATGEPWARRVADATAAFLVRDLGTPEGGFASALDADTEGVEGLTYVWTPGQLVEALGEDDGRWAARVFGVTDAGTFEHGSSTLQLPRDPDDAARLAAVRERLLAARARRPQPARDDKVVTAWNGLAIAALAEHGVLTGSPASVAAARRAATLLADVHWLDGRLRRASRNGVAGAPAGVLEDHGDLAEGLLALHQATGEGRWLELAGDLLDVVAERFVDADGWHDTAADAEALVARPFDPTDGPTPAGIAAAAGAAVTSSALAGSPRHRELGEAAVGSLGRLVRRAPRAAGWAAAVAEALLAGPLEVAVSGPAGPDRDALAAAARASTSPGAVVVVGEPDTPGVPLLAGRPAIGGRPAAYVCRGFVCAAPVTDVSALGAAMTPS from the coding sequence GTGCCGAACCGTCTCGCGGACGCCACGAGCCCCTATCTGCTGCAGCACGCGGACAACCCCGTCGACTGGCGCGAGTGGGGCCCGGACGCCTTCGCCGAGGCGCGCGAGCGCGACGTCCCGGTGCTGGTCTCGGTCGGCTACGCGGCCTGCCACTGGTGCCACGTCATGGCGCACGAGTCGTTCGAGGACGCGGCGACGGCGGCGCAGATGAACGCCGGCTTCGTCTGCGTCAAGGTCGACCGCGAGGAGCGGCCCGACGTCGACGGCGTCTACATGACCGCCACCCAGGCGCTCACCGGCTCCGGCGGCTGGCCCATGACGGTGTTCACCACCCCCGACGGGCGCCCGTTCTACTGCGGCACCTACTTCCCGCCGCGGCCCGCGCGCGGCGTGCCGTCGTTCCGGCAGCTGCTCACCGCGGTCACCGACGCGTGGACGCAGCGCCGCGACGAGCTCGAGGCGGCCGGCAGCCGCATCGCCGAGGGCATCTCCCGCCGTCTGGACCTCGGCCCGCCCGGCCCGGTGGCGGCCGCCGACCTCGACGCCGCGGTGGCCGCGCTGGCCGGGGAGCACGACGGCCGGTACGGCGGCTTCGGCGGGGCGCCGAAGTTCCCGCCGTCGATGCTCCTGGAGTTCCTGCTGCGGGCGCACGCTCGCACCGGCGACGGCGCCGCGCTGGAGATGGCCCGCCGCACGCTGGAGGCGATGGCCCGCGGCGGCATCTGCGACCAGCTGGCCGGCGGCTTCGCCCGCTACTCCGTCGACGAGCGGTGGGCAGTGCCGCACTTCGAGAAGATGCTCTACGACAACGCCCTGCTCCTGCGCGTCTACCTGCACCTGTGGCGGGCCACCGGCGAGCCGTGGGCCCGCCGGGTGGCCGACGCGACGGCGGCCTTCCTCGTCCGCGACCTCGGCACGCCCGAGGGCGGCTTCGCCTCGGCGCTCGACGCCGACACCGAGGGCGTCGAGGGGCTGACCTACGTGTGGACGCCGGGCCAGCTGGTCGAGGCGCTCGGCGAGGACGACGGCCGGTGGGCCGCGCGGGTGTTCGGGGTGACCGACGCCGGCACCTTCGAGCACGGCAGCTCCACCCTCCAGCTGCCGCGCGACCCCGACGACGCCGCCCGGCTGGCCGCGGTCCGGGAGCGGCTGCTGGCCGCCCGGGCGCGGCGGCCGCAGCCGGCCCGCGACGACAAGGTGGTCACCGCCTGGAACGGCCTGGCGATCGCCGCCCTCGCCGAGCACGGCGTCCTCACCGGGTCCCCGGCGTCGGTGGCGGCGGCCCGCCGGGCGGCCACCCTGCTCGCGGACGTGCACTGGCTCGACGGCCGCCTGCGGCGGGCCTCGCGGAACGGCGTCGCCGGGGCGCCGGCCGGCGTCCTCGAGGACCACGGCGACCTCGCCGAGGGCCTGCTCGCGCTGCACCAGGCCACCGGCGAGGGCCGGTGGCTGGAGCTCGCCGGCGACCTGCTCGACGTCGTCGCGGAGCGGTTCGTGGACGCCGACGGCTGGCACGACACCGCGGCCGACGCCGAGGCGCTCGTCGCCCGGCCGTTCGACCCGACCGACGGGCCGACGCCGGCCGGGATCGCCGCGGCCGCCGGGGCCGCCGTCACCTCCTCGGCCCTGGCCGGCTCCCCGCGGCACCGCGAGCTGGGCGAGGCGGCGGTCGGCTCCCTCGGCCGGCTGGTCCGCCGGGCGCCGCGCGCGGCCGGGTGGGCCGCGGCGGTGGCCGAGGCGCTGCTGGCCGGGCCGCTGGAGGTGGCCGTCAGCGGCCCGGCCGGGCCCGACCGCGACGCCCTGGCCGCGGCCGCCCGGGCGTCGACGAGCCCGGGCGCCGTCGTCGTCGTGGGGGAGCCGGACACCCCGGGCGTGCCGCTGCTGGCCGGACGGCCGGCGATCGGCGGGCGCCCGGCCGCCTACGTCTGCCGCGGGTTCGTGTGTGCGGCGCCGGTGACCGACGTGTCCGCTCTCGGCGCAGCGATGACCCCTTCCTGA
- a CDS encoding maleylpyruvate isomerase N-terminal domain-containing protein, with translation MSLELLRSTCGALSATVSDLAPEEAWQPSGCAGWAVLDLTLHLVDDARRGLVALATPAGGPPTTDAVAYWRSWQPTAEQDADTAWRTRVRASATTGLPELAPVYAELVAAVGVAAGRARPDELLGTQGWVLRPDDLLSTLAVEAAVHHLDLVAHLDRPGPPAEALAEVRRVLEGLYGGPLPAGWDDATAARRGTGREPLTDADRAGLGEAAARFPLFG, from the coding sequence GTGAGCCTGGAACTCCTGCGGTCCACCTGCGGCGCGCTGTCGGCCACCGTCTCCGACCTGGCGCCGGAGGAGGCATGGCAGCCCAGCGGGTGCGCCGGCTGGGCCGTCCTCGACCTCACCCTGCACCTGGTCGACGACGCCCGCCGGGGTCTGGTCGCGCTGGCCACCCCGGCGGGCGGGCCGCCCACCACCGACGCCGTCGCCTACTGGCGGTCCTGGCAGCCGACCGCCGAGCAGGACGCCGACACCGCCTGGCGCACCCGGGTGCGGGCCAGCGCCACCACCGGGCTGCCCGAGCTGGCGCCCGTGTACGCCGAGCTCGTCGCGGCGGTGGGGGTGGCCGCCGGGCGGGCGCGGCCCGACGAGCTGCTGGGCACCCAGGGCTGGGTGCTGCGCCCCGACGACCTGCTGTCCACGCTCGCCGTCGAGGCCGCCGTCCACCACCTCGACCTGGTGGCGCACCTGGACCGGCCCGGCCCGCCCGCCGAGGCGCTGGCCGAGGTGCGGCGGGTGCTCGAGGGCCTGTACGGCGGGCCGCTGCCGGCCGGGTGGGACGACGCGACCGCCGCCCGCCGCGGCACCGGCCGGGAGCCGTTGACCGACGCCGACCGGGCCGGGCTCGGCGAGGCCGCCGCCCGGTTCCCCCTGTTCGGCTGA